Proteins encoded in a region of the Sphingomonas jaspsi DSM 18422 genome:
- a CDS encoding tryptophan halogenase family protein produces the protein MAEVERPIAKILIAGGGTAGWLSACRLAAWARDEGFDSHVTLVEDPDTPTIGVGEGTWPTMRETLRRVGIDEAHFLTACDASFKQGSLFRGWRGGDDEYLHPFTTPPETDDARQLLAAWQATGSGLFAATMTSQDAVVAAGLAPRQRSMGPYAGALNYGYHLDAGKFAAMLTQHAVDRLGVEHRRARIASVQREGDRIDAVVTSDGEAIAADFFIDCTGFAALLIDRHLGSGWVDRSNVMLNDRALAVQVATAPDAPIASATVATAHDAGWIWDIGLPTRRGVGCVYSSAFLDDEAALRTLRTYVADRVGGAELAEPRLIKFPTGHRERFWIGNCVAVGLSAGFVEPLEASAIVLIEASLDMLTDGFPSSTAPLSALSDRFNRTFRARWDSIVEFLKLHYVLSERDQPYWRAQRDAATVPDRLASLMQLWKDQPPSHLDFALAQEMFPAASYQFVYYGMGGRTEGRLPQPDARVVGQIAALRQKERALLAALPTNRAYLDALAAEPLRRRA, from the coding sequence GTGGCCGAGGTGGAAAGGCCAATTGCGAAAATCCTGATTGCAGGCGGCGGAACGGCAGGATGGTTGTCGGCCTGCCGCCTCGCCGCATGGGCCCGCGATGAAGGCTTCGACTCCCACGTTACCCTGGTCGAAGATCCCGATACGCCGACCATCGGTGTCGGTGAGGGCACTTGGCCCACCATGCGCGAGACGCTGCGCCGCGTGGGTATCGACGAAGCCCACTTCCTCACCGCGTGCGACGCCTCGTTCAAGCAGGGGTCGCTTTTTCGCGGTTGGCGCGGCGGCGACGACGAATATCTCCATCCCTTCACGACCCCGCCGGAAACCGACGACGCTCGTCAGTTGCTGGCCGCGTGGCAAGCGACGGGCAGCGGCTTGTTCGCAGCAACCATGACCAGTCAGGACGCGGTGGTGGCAGCAGGACTGGCGCCACGCCAGCGGTCGATGGGGCCCTACGCCGGGGCGCTCAATTACGGCTACCACCTCGACGCCGGGAAGTTCGCGGCCATGCTGACGCAGCATGCCGTGGATCGGTTAGGGGTGGAACACCGACGCGCAAGGATTGCGAGCGTTCAGCGCGAAGGCGACCGTATCGACGCGGTCGTCACGTCGGACGGCGAAGCGATCGCAGCGGATTTCTTCATCGATTGCACCGGGTTCGCCGCGCTGTTGATCGATCGCCATCTGGGGTCGGGCTGGGTCGACCGGTCGAACGTGATGCTCAACGACCGGGCGCTCGCCGTCCAGGTCGCGACCGCGCCCGACGCACCGATCGCTTCGGCGACGGTTGCCACTGCCCACGACGCAGGATGGATATGGGACATCGGCCTACCGACGCGCCGCGGCGTTGGCTGCGTCTATTCCTCGGCCTTCCTCGACGATGAGGCTGCGCTCCGGACGCTGCGTACATATGTCGCAGACCGTGTCGGCGGGGCAGAGCTTGCCGAGCCGCGTCTGATCAAATTCCCGACCGGCCACCGCGAACGTTTCTGGATCGGCAATTGCGTTGCCGTCGGCTTGAGCGCCGGCTTCGTCGAACCGTTGGAAGCATCGGCGATCGTGCTGATCGAAGCGTCGCTCGACATGCTGACCGACGGCTTCCCGTCGAGCACCGCCCCGTTGTCGGCGCTTTCCGATCGGTTCAACCGCACGTTCCGCGCGCGTTGGGATTCGATCGTCGAATTCCTCAAGCTTCATTATGTCCTAAGCGAGCGCGACCAGCCCTATTGGCGCGCGCAGCGCGATGCCGCGACGGTGCCCGATCGGCTGGCCTCCCTGATGCAGTTGTGGAAGGACCAGCCGCCAAGCCATCTCGACTTTGCACTGGCACAGGAAATGTTTCCGGCTGCGAGCTACCAGTTCGTCTATTACGGCATGGGCGGACGGACGGAGGGCCGCTTGCCGCAGCCCGACGCACGGGTCGTCGGACAAATCGCCGCGCTCCGCCAGAAAGAACGTGCATTGCTGGCTGCGCTGCCGACCAATCGAGCCTATCTGGATGCGCTGGCGGCCGAGCCGCTTCGCCGCCGCGCCTGA
- a CDS encoding TonB-dependent receptor, with the protein MSVIRERSLAGLAIGVSMLALVAPQAAYAQDQAAEGDNATAAPAPESSSQDIVVTGIRASLRSAQNVKRNAQGIVDAISAEDIGKFPDSNLAESLQRVTGVSIDRANGEGQYVTVRGFGPEFNLVTLNGRQMPTSTLGDGVSAPSSRAFDFGNLASEGIAGLEVYKSGRATVPSGGIGSLINIKTTRPLDAPGRKGSFSVKGVYDSSRREGSKAAPELSGVFSDTFADGKVGIAISGSYQRRKSTENAADVLYQSWATVQAPGGSWAYGNANPAPDDGAVVQTPITMGYSFMDLDRQRINGQATLQVRPVDNLTFTVDFTHSRNKVRADKHRVGLWFARAALSSGWDKGNPAPPLYFQDDYASPTDIALEGAKTANKNLNNSLGLNAKWEPTDRLTLEFDGHRSTARSLPASKYGSSQSVQAAIFGATQKRIDFTTYLPQINYNEATGVDTLDPAGYFATGNSYRNGYFRDEIWQAQGRGRYDFDTSFLDSLDFGVSYTDNGVRSAFGVFEQASWGGAQPLVPAAGNPPLSYYVPDDIFSSIKTSDLFGGLKGANGDILPAFLYFDTDALTKTFIETFGACNGGPTCLADYTRVDSRIKERTLAPYVQLNNKFDLFGNPAHLTLGLRYEKTRINSTGLSQTPDNTAWVSANEFSFLYGNNASAASLKGSYKEWLPNVDFDMSPIKDVKLRASYSHTIARPNYSQMGALTYNELRATGGLASAGNPGLLPYKSKNIDLSAEWYYGPASYVSLGYFRKRVSNFIFDQVTSTNLAGLRTPIGGPRYLAAVAALGAGATSEQIRDYIFANYPGSTNATGTDSQGHTTGDIFALPEDPLINFQLSTQVNGDIIQKLHGIEAAIQHSFWDTGFGVILNYTRVRGGGKFDNSLPVGSPQFAISGLSDSANAVLFYDKNGFQARVAYNWRDKFLSGYGQDPSYVEAYGQVDASASYEFRKGLTVFAEGINLTGSNRRGYSRTTNNVTFVIPGYARYALGLRYSF; encoded by the coding sequence ATGTCCGTGATTCGCGAGCGTTCGCTGGCCGGGTTGGCAATCGGTGTCTCGATGCTGGCGCTGGTGGCGCCTCAGGCCGCTTATGCGCAAGATCAGGCCGCTGAAGGCGATAACGCCACCGCGGCGCCGGCGCCGGAATCGTCGAGCCAGGACATCGTCGTCACCGGCATCCGCGCCTCGCTCCGCAGCGCGCAGAACGTCAAGCGCAACGCGCAGGGCATCGTCGATGCGATTTCGGCCGAAGACATCGGCAAATTCCCCGACTCCAACCTCGCCGAATCGCTGCAGCGCGTCACAGGCGTGTCGATCGACCGCGCCAACGGCGAAGGCCAGTATGTCACGGTCCGCGGCTTCGGTCCGGAATTCAACCTCGTCACGCTCAATGGCCGCCAGATGCCGACCTCGACCCTGGGCGACGGCGTGAGCGCGCCGTCGAGCCGTGCGTTCGACTTCGGCAACCTCGCTTCTGAAGGCATTGCCGGCCTCGAAGTCTACAAGTCGGGCCGTGCGACCGTTCCTTCGGGCGGCATCGGCTCGCTGATCAACATCAAGACCACGCGCCCGCTCGATGCGCCGGGTCGCAAGGGCAGCTTCTCGGTCAAGGGCGTCTATGATTCCTCTCGCCGCGAAGGGTCGAAGGCAGCGCCGGAACTGTCGGGCGTGTTCAGTGACACCTTTGCCGACGGCAAGGTCGGGATCGCCATTTCGGGCAGCTACCAGCGCCGCAAGTCGACCGAAAATGCGGCCGACGTGCTCTATCAATCGTGGGCGACCGTCCAGGCGCCTGGCGGCAGCTGGGCCTATGGCAATGCCAACCCCGCGCCGGACGATGGCGCCGTGGTCCAGACCCCGATCACCATGGGCTATTCGTTCATGGATCTCGACCGTCAGCGGATCAACGGCCAGGCCACGCTGCAGGTTCGCCCGGTCGACAACTTGACCTTCACCGTCGACTTCACGCACAGCCGTAACAAGGTCCGTGCCGACAAGCATCGCGTCGGCCTGTGGTTCGCGCGTGCGGCGCTCAGCAGCGGCTGGGACAAGGGCAATCCGGCACCGCCGCTGTACTTCCAGGACGACTATGCGTCGCCGACCGACATCGCGCTGGAAGGCGCGAAAACGGCCAACAAGAACCTCAACAACTCGCTCGGCCTCAACGCCAAGTGGGAACCGACCGACCGCCTGACGCTGGAATTCGACGGACACCGTTCGACTGCGCGTTCGCTGCCGGCCAGCAAATATGGGTCGAGCCAGTCGGTCCAGGCCGCCATCTTCGGCGCGACGCAAAAGCGGATCGACTTCACCACCTACCTGCCGCAGATCAACTATAACGAAGCGACCGGTGTCGATACGCTCGACCCGGCCGGCTATTTCGCGACGGGCAACTCCTATCGCAACGGCTATTTCCGCGACGAAATCTGGCAGGCTCAGGGCCGCGGCCGTTACGATTTCGACACCAGCTTCCTCGATAGCCTCGATTTCGGCGTGTCCTATACCGACAATGGCGTGCGTTCGGCGTTCGGCGTGTTCGAACAGGCTTCGTGGGGCGGCGCGCAGCCGCTGGTGCCGGCGGCCGGCAATCCGCCGCTTTCCTACTACGTCCCAGATGACATCTTCTCGTCCATCAAGACGTCGGACCTGTTCGGTGGGCTGAAGGGCGCGAACGGCGACATCCTGCCGGCGTTCCTCTACTTCGACACCGATGCACTGACTAAGACGTTCATTGAAACCTTCGGCGCCTGCAACGGCGGTCCGACCTGTCTTGCCGATTATACCCGCGTCGACAGCCGGATTAAGGAGCGCACGCTGGCGCCCTACGTTCAGCTGAACAACAAGTTCGACCTGTTCGGCAATCCGGCGCACCTGACGCTCGGTCTGCGCTATGAGAAGACCCGGATCAATTCGACGGGCCTTTCGCAGACGCCAGACAATACGGCATGGGTTTCGGCCAACGAATTCTCGTTCCTCTACGGCAACAACGCTAGTGCTGCTTCGCTGAAGGGCAGCTACAAGGAATGGCTGCCGAACGTCGACTTCGACATGTCGCCGATCAAGGACGTGAAGCTTCGTGCGTCGTACAGCCACACGATCGCCCGGCCGAACTATTCGCAGATGGGCGCGCTCACCTACAACGAACTGCGCGCCACCGGCGGCCTCGCCTCGGCGGGCAACCCGGGCCTGCTGCCCTACAAGTCGAAGAACATCGACCTGTCGGCCGAATGGTATTACGGCCCGGCGAGCTACGTGTCGCTCGGCTACTTCCGCAAGCGGGTCAGCAACTTCATCTTTGACCAAGTGACCAGCACCAACCTGGCCGGTTTGAGGACGCCGATCGGCGGTCCGCGCTACCTGGCGGCCGTGGCGGCCCTCGGTGCGGGCGCAACGTCGGAACAGATCCGCGACTACATCTTCGCCAACTATCCGGGTTCGACCAATGCCACCGGCACCGACAGCCAAGGTCACACGACCGGCGACATCTTTGCGCTGCCGGAAGATCCGCTGATCAACTTTCAGTTGTCGACGCAGGTCAACGGCGACATCATTCAGAAGCTCCACGGCATCGAAGCGGCTATCCAGCACAGCTTCTGGGACACCGGCTTCGGCGTGATCCTGAACTACACCCGCGTTCGTGGCGGCGGCAAGTTCGACAACAGCCTGCCGGTGGGCTCGCCGCAGTTTGCGATTTCGGGCCTGTCGGACAGCGCCAACGCCGTGCTGTTCTACGACAAGAACGGGTTCCAGGCGCGTGTCGCCTACAACTGGCGCGACAAGTTCCTGTCGGGCTACGGCCAGGATCCGAGCTATGTCGAAGCCTATGGCCAGGTCGATGCGAGCGCGAGCTATGAGTTCCGCAAGGGCCTCACGGTCTTCGCCGAAGGCATCAACCTCACCGGCAGCAACCGTCGCGGCTATTCGCGGACCACGAACAACGTCACGTTCGTGATCCCGGGCTACGCCCGCTACGCTCTGGGCCTGCGCTACTCTTTCTAG
- a CDS encoding DUF1223 domain-containing protein: protein MKTASSSGGLSVIELYESQGCSSCPPAIRNANALADRKDMLVLTFSVTYWDYLGWKDIYGQPAFTQRQHDYANGSGRSRVSTPQMIINGRTALVGDRPDEIRADLAKTGRIPTLSVTSTNPGTISLRSSGKPQGRSDVWLVRYDPHSLNVPIRSGENAGRTIAHRNVVFGLKRLGGWDGSARTFDVPAAGRPGLAEAILVQAPNGGPLLAAAKL from the coding sequence GTGAAAACTGCCAGCAGTTCTGGTGGCCTGAGCGTGATCGAGCTTTATGAAAGCCAGGGGTGCAGCAGTTGTCCCCCGGCGATCCGCAATGCCAACGCGCTGGCCGATCGCAAGGACATGCTGGTCCTGACCTTTTCGGTGACCTACTGGGACTATCTGGGGTGGAAGGACATATATGGCCAACCCGCTTTTACCCAGCGCCAGCACGACTACGCCAACGGCTCGGGTCGCTCGCGGGTCTCCACTCCGCAGATGATCATTAATGGGCGGACCGCGCTGGTCGGCGACCGCCCGGACGAAATCCGCGCAGACCTTGCCAAGACCGGCCGTATCCCGACCTTGTCCGTGACAAGTACCAACCCCGGCACCATTAGCCTGCGGTCGAGCGGCAAGCCGCAAGGGCGGTCGGACGTCTGGCTCGTCCGCTACGATCCTCACAGCCTCAATGTGCCCATCCGATCGGGCGAAAACGCCGGCCGCACGATCGCGCATCGGAACGTGGTATTCGGTCTCAAGAGGCTGGGCGGATGGGACGGTTCCGCCCGGACGTTCGATGTTCCTGCGGCAGGTCGACCCGGCCTCGCCGAAGCGATCCTCGTGCAAGCACCAAACGGCGGACCGCTGCTGGCGGCGGCGAAGCTCTAA
- a CDS encoding Crp/Fnr family transcriptional regulator, with the protein MSDVLDSRTMDRLEQAYSDNRLLATFPDDLRGALDGRLEVIDLDVGDVVLRRGQQVSYSTFPVGPTMVSLIVDLEDGRSVEVASIGREGAVGGIISCGNIPAFSRAETMVAGPAVRVPLDVVEEAKSGSGHLRNLFCRYADYLLAQIMQTVACNSFHPIEARAARWLLTAMDRAGSRLELTQESLAGLLGVQRTTVNAVARQLQDDGLISTRRGVIHVHDREGLERISCECYDRVEHFFGDMIGPGGTGRGRGCD; encoded by the coding sequence ATGTCAGATGTTCTGGATAGCCGCACGATGGATCGGCTCGAACAGGCCTATAGCGACAACAGACTGCTGGCGACCTTTCCGGACGATCTGCGTGGCGCGCTCGACGGGCGCCTCGAGGTTATCGACCTGGACGTCGGCGACGTCGTGCTCCGCCGCGGCCAGCAGGTATCCTACTCGACCTTCCCGGTCGGCCCGACGATGGTGTCGCTGATCGTCGACCTCGAGGACGGTCGGTCGGTCGAAGTGGCGTCGATCGGCCGCGAGGGCGCGGTCGGCGGGATCATCAGCTGCGGCAACATCCCTGCCTTTTCGCGTGCCGAGACGATGGTCGCAGGGCCCGCGGTGCGCGTCCCGCTCGACGTCGTGGAGGAAGCCAAGTCGGGTTCGGGCCACCTGCGCAACCTGTTCTGCCGCTACGCCGACTATCTGCTGGCCCAGATCATGCAGACCGTCGCCTGCAACAGCTTCCACCCGATCGAGGCGCGCGCCGCGCGTTGGCTGCTGACCGCGATGGACCGGGCCGGCAGCCGGCTCGAGCTGACGCAGGAATCGCTGGCCGGGCTGCTGGGGGTTCAGCGCACGACGGTCAATGCCGTCGCCAGGCAGTTGCAGGACGACGGGCTGATCAGCACCCGTCGCGGCGTCATCCATGTGCATGACCGCGAAGGGCTCGAGCGCATCTCTTGCGAATGCTACGACCGGGTCGAGCATTTCTTCGGTGACATGATCGGGCCGGGCGGCACCGGCCGCGGTCGAGGCTGCGACTAG